Proteins found in one Synergistaceae bacterium genomic segment:
- a CDS encoding ABC transporter permease, whose amino-acid sequence MKQWIAFWNILKKDIKNYYLKPPNISWGIIFPLSWTLMQLLRSPGGSMLELLPGLIAMSVLFGTTSMLAVTITFERSGRSFDRLLLAPISLNLMVLAKTMGAILFGMFNSIVPIVFVAFLTDLSGINWGMVFVAVLLIAITSTLLGLMIAVSAKQVFEAQTFSNFFRFPMLFLCGLFMPLSALPVFLRPVSFCLPLTYGTDILSGAITSSSIMSPLLCVPALLAFAVGLFSICRYNINRKWIL is encoded by the coding sequence ATGAAACAATGGATAGCTTTTTGGAACATACTCAAAAAGGACATAAAGAACTATTACCTTAAGCCTCCTAATATCAGTTGGGGTATCATCTTCCCATTGTCATGGACTCTGATGCAACTTCTCCGTTCACCTGGTGGAAGCATGCTGGAATTGCTCCCCGGTCTTATTGCAATGAGCGTTTTATTCGGAACAACTTCAATGCTCGCGGTAACAATAACCTTTGAACGTAGCGGCAGGTCGTTTGACCGCTTGCTGCTTGCACCAATCAGCCTGAATTTGATGGTACTTGCTAAGACGATGGGTGCGATATTATTCGGCATGTTCAACTCCATAGTGCCGATTGTATTTGTTGCATTTCTCACGGATTTAAGCGGTATAAACTGGGGGATGGTTTTCGTTGCTGTACTTCTGATTGCAATAACCTCAACGCTTCTTGGCTTGATGATTGCAGTATCTGCAAAACAGGTTTTTGAAGCACAGACATTTTCAAACTTCTTCCGCTTTCCAATGCTGTTTTTATGCGGTCTGTTTATGCCACTTTCGGCTTTACCAGTGTTTCTACGCCCTGTGTCATTTTGCTTGCCGCTTACTTACGGAACGGATATTTTAAGTGGCGCAATTACAAGTTCAAGCATAATGTCACCTCTACTTTGTGTTCCTGCATTATTAGCATTTGCAGTCGGGTTGTTTTCTATTTGCCGATACAATATTAATCGAAAATGGATTTTGTAA